A window of Lepidochelys kempii isolate rLepKem1 chromosome 1, rLepKem1.hap2, whole genome shotgun sequence contains these coding sequences:
- the SAP18 gene encoding histone deacetylase complex subunit SAP18 has protein sequence MAVESRVTQEEIKKEPEKPIDREKTCPLLLRVFTTNNGRHHRMDEFSRGNVPSSELQIYTWMDATLKELTSLVKEVYPEARKKGTHFNFAIVFTELKRPGYRVKEIGSTMSGRKGTDDSMTLQSQKFQIGDYLDIAITPPNRAPPPSGRMRPY, from the exons ATGGCGGTGGAGTCGCGGGTTACGCAAGAGGAGATTAAGAAGGAGCCGGAGAAGCCCATCGACAGGGAGAAG ACGTGCCCGCTGCTGCTCAGGGTCTTCACCACCAACAACGGGCGGCACCACCGCATGGACGAGTTCTCCCGCGGCAACGTGCCCTCCAGCGAGCTGCAGATCTACACCTG gaTGGATGCAACTTTAAAAGAGCTGACCAGTTTAGTGAAAGAGGTCTACCCAGAAGCACGGAAGAAGGGCACGCACTTCAATTTTGCAATAGTTTTTACAGAACTCAAGAGACCCGGTTATAG GGTGAAGGAGATTGGCAGCACAATGTCAGGCAGAAAGGGCACAGATGATTCCATGACTCTGCAGTCTCAGAAGTTCCAGATTGGAGACTACTTGGATATAGCAATTACTCCTCCAAATCGTGCACCACCCCCATCAGGACGCATGAGACCATACTAA